The window AGGGAATAAAAAATCCCCCCGGCCCCCTTTAGAAAAGGGGGTGAGTAAAGCTACTTTCGTATTAATGACAATTTGAGACGAAACTCAACTTTTTCGAAACCGTCAACTTTTTAAAGTCAGGATTTCGAAAATCTTGTCTGTTATAAAATATTTAGGTTGCTGAAGATATGCCTCAGTTTCGAAGCGCCGTTCCTATGCCGCTGTGGCATGCCTCGTTTTCAACAAACCGATAATCCCTTCTTTTGAAACAGGATTCCTGAATAACCACTTTTCCGTTTCCCTCGCTCTGATGCTCTCATTCTTATAAATGACGCCGATCGGGATCTTTTCTCCCCAGATTTCTGCCGTCTTCAACGCCTCGTATTTGTCGGTAACGGGAGTATCGAGTTTATAGACCCGTTCCCGGTAAAACTGATAGGTGTTGATCTTATTAAACGTGACGCAGGGCTGTAAGATATCCACAATGGCCGTCCCCCTGAACAGGATCGCTTCTTTAATGACAGCCTTCAGGTGCTCCTGTTCTCCGGCAAAGCCCCGCGCAACGAATGGAGCACCCATGGTAATCGCCAGCGACAGGGGATTGAGCGGTATGTTTGCATTTCCCTGCGGATCCAGGGTGTTCTTGGAACCCGTATCCGTCGTGGGAGAACTCTGGCCTTTGGTTAAACCATACACTTTATTATCGCTGATGAGGATAGTAATATCGATATTCTTCCTGATCGTATGAATGAAATGGTTTCCACCCTCCCCATAGATACAACCATCGCCGGAGTAGGCAATAACGGTTAATTCCGGCCTCGCGAGTTTAATGCCGACTGCAACCGGAATTGATCTGCCGTGGAGGCCGTTGAAATAATTGACATCTAAGTAATGGGGCATCTTTGCGGCCTGTCCGATCCCGGAAGTAAAGACAGTATCCTGCGGAGAAACGGGGATATCCCTCAAGACCTCTTCAATGGCAGAGCGAATCCCGAAATTTCCGCACCCGGGACACCATGCTGTTTCATTTTTCAGACTCATTTTTCAGCTCCTTTAGGCAATTTTTTTCCGGATTGACTGGTAAATCTCCTCAACCGTAAAGCACGCTCCGTTGTACTTCAGAATGCAGTCGGATATGCTGAGGTCCAGTTCACGCTTCAACAGCTTCGCAAATTGGCCCGTCGCATTATTTTCGATGTTTAGTAATCTCTTTTTAGAAAGATCGAAGGCCGCAACCATCTCCCCGGTAAGTGGAAATACCTGACTGAAATGGAGGGCTCCCATTTTTTTGCCGTCAGCACGAAATCTTTCCACGGCCTCTTTTACGATAAGCTTGTTGGAACCCCAGCACAGAAGAAACACATCCGCATCCCCATCACCAAAGAGTGTGGGCATTACGGCCTCTTTTTTGAGAAGCTCCATTTTCTTCAGCCTTTTGTCCACCATCCTGACCCGCAGATCGAGATCTTCCGTAATTTTACCTTCTTCCGTGTGCTCGTCGGAATCGACTTTTACCAGGGCATCACTTAACCCCGGATATGTCAACGGAGATATGCCGTCGGGAACCAATTGATAGCGCTTATAACGAGCATCGTAGGTTTGATACTCCCGTTGACTTACATCTGTTGGGATTTCTTCTTCGATAACATGCATTGAATCGGCAAAATACTGATCCGTAAGAATAAAAACCGGCACCTGATACCTGTCTGCCAGTTCGAAACTCCTCTTGGCGAGGGCGACTGCCTCACCTATCGAACCGGGGGCGAATACTACACGTGGGAATTCTCCATGACCGGAATGCAAGACAAAATTAAGATCTCCCTGCTCGGTTCGTGTGGGCAGCCCGGTAGACGGTCCCGGTCTCTGTGCCTCTATAATCACGATAGGCGTTTCCGTCATACCGGCCAATGAAACCGCCTCCTGCATGAGGGCAAAACCGCCGCCGGAAGTGGCCACCATTGAGCGCAGTCCGGCATAGGAGGCGCCGAGGGCCATATTAATTGCGGAAATTTCATCTTCCGCCTGCTCAAAATGAACGGGTAACTCCAGGGAAGCTCTCGATATATACATCATGATTGACGTTGCCGGCGTCATCGGATAACCCGCCATGAACTGGCAACCACCGAGGAGGGCCCCCAGGGCCAGGGCCTGATTGCCGTCAAATTTCAACCGCGCCCCTGCTTTCGGAATCACCGGCGCCGTGTTGGTTAAATTCCAGCGTTCGGAAAAGGCAAACCCTGTCTGCAGTTTATCAATAAGCTGAGGATCATTTACTGCTTTTGCCATAGATTCCTGTGTACAGCCGATAACACCGAAAATGATTCCCACCATGATCGAATTACCCGCAATAGCTGATTTATACGTATCAACAGCCGCTTTTTCGATCTCCTGCACGTGCTTGCTTGACAGGAAAATCCCGCCTTTTTTCAGGTCGGGCTTATGCCTGGCTTCCGTTTCTTCGTCCAGGGCTATGATCATATCCCAATCCTTTCCGCTCAAAGCGCTTACAGGCTCATCGGCAACACGGAACATGTGAAAATTGTGGCCACCTCGGATTCGGGACATGTAGTTCTTCGTCGCGAAATAACAGTAATTAAGCCGGGCAAGGAGCTCTATCAATTCATTTTCGATTGAAGCAAGCCCCTGTCCCGCCTCTCCCCCTACCAATAGATTAAATTCCATAGAGACCTCCCCTTTTACATATGAATCCGCAGTGAGCGGATACGATGAATAATTTCCATAAGGCTCGAATTTTCACTCAGCATCCTGATAGTGCATGATATTGCAAGACGAAACTCTTTGCAATACGATTTACCGTCTCACCCCTTTCCGTCTCTTCAACCAATCTCAGCAATCATTGTATTTATTCCCTTTTTGATGTAATGTACCTAGTGTTCGTCATTGAAGAGGAGGATTCTATGAAAGTCGCGATCATGGCAACAGGCGGAGTCGGAGGATATTACGGAGGGCTGCTTGCACAAACCGGGCAGGACGTAACCTTCATCGCGCGCGGGGCACATCTTCAGGCCATCCGTGAGAAAGGTCTTCACATAAAAAGCGTCCATGGAGATTTCCAAATCGTGCCCGCCAAAGCAACCGATAACCCTTCCGAGGTCGGGCCGGTGGACGTGATACTCTTTGCGACCAAGACGCATCAGACCGACGAAGCGGCAAAACTGATCAAACCGATGGTCGGCCGGGATACAGTGATCATTTCGCTCCAGAACGGTATAGACGCAGCGGATCGCATCGGCGACGTGGCAGGAAGGGAACACATGTTGGGCGGAGCGACGTGGCTTTCCGCAGCGATTGAAGCGCCGGGCGTAATCGGCCAGTACAGCCAGTTCCGCCGTATCGTGCTGGGCGAGTTCAACGGCCGGACGACGCCGCGGCTGGATGAGGTTTACTCCATGCTGCAAGCAGCCGGCGCAACCGTTGAAGTTAGCGACAATATCCTGAAAGTCCTGTGGACAAAATTTGTGTTTATCGCACCCGTCATGGCGATGGGAAGCCTGACGCGAGTTACATTCGGCGAGTACCGCAGTGTGCCGGAAGCGCGCGCCGTGCTGACCGAGGCCATCGGCGAAGTGGCTGCGGTTGCACAGGCAAGAGGCGTGACGCTCGATACAGATGTGGTAGAAAAGACACTCGCGTTTATTGACAGCAGCGCACCGGGCATAAAGCCTTCGATGCAGCGCGATGTGGAATCAGGAAAGCCATCCGAACTGGAATCGATGATCGGCGTAGTCGTACGCATGGGCGCTCAACACAACGTGTCCACGCCGGTGATGCAGTTCGCTTACGCAATGCTCAAGCCGGGAAATTTGAAAGCGCAGCAGGTCTGAGAAACCCTTCGGATCACAAAAGATCAGTATTTTTGATAAAGTCAGGTTTAAGAATAATATACTTTTTTTCCAGTATTTCAATCTCCCCCGCTTGAACGAAACGGCTTATGGCACGGGTCACCGTTTCTCTCGCGGTAGTTGCGAGATTGGCAATGTCCTGGTGCGTAAGTCTTAAATTGATTATTGTTCCTCTCGGATCGTTAACCCCGAACTGGTCGCCGATATTTATCAGCACCATCCGTATCCGCTGATCGGCGTCCGCAAAGCTCAAGACCTTGAGCATTAACCATGCCTCTCTTAATCGCGAGCAGAGCATGGAAATAATTTCCATAAGGGCCTTTCTATTCTGCAGCAGATGGTTCTCAAAATCTTGTTTTGAGATAAAGCCGACCCTCGTGTCCTCAATAGCCACAACGGTAGCCGGCGCCGTCATCCCATCGAGTATTGCCATTTCACCAAAGAAATCACCTCTTTTACGAATAGCGAGAATCATCTCCTGGCCATCGGCGCTGATTTGTATGGCCTTTACCTTACCGGAATAAACAAAATAGAGGTAATTGAGCGTATCCGCTTCGTGCAGGATAACCTGGTTTTTTAAGAAGTCTTTTTCAATAATGTGGTTTTTGAATACGGCTAACTCAGTTTCCGAAAGGCAGGCCAAAAATGGGATTTTTTGAACAAGAAAATCAAACTGTGTTTTCTGCGGCTTATTATCTTTTTTATTACTCATGGCAGTAGAATACAATAAGTGCTGTCTTTTCCGCAACACCTGAAAAGTGATATAACCACCTTGTAATAGATAATTTCAGCATTTGCCGTTTTACTTCTTCTTATAGACATTCAATCCTATTTTCGCTTCCTCATACCCGGGAATGGAAACATTCCCTTCTGTTGATGCAATGATTATGGTCTTTCCCGAAGATGATGGACCAAATTCTTTTGTAAGATCAACCTGAATTGTCAGAACATTGCCTTCTACTTTCATTTCAACGTTTTTCATTTTTATCCTCCTGGTAAATATGAATCTTACATAGCTTACCACGCACAGATAATGGGTCAACAGAAAAAATATCTTGACAATAGAACGATTGTTCTATTACACTGCACCCATGAGAGAAATTGAGGATAGCAGGTGTCGTGGCCGCCGTTATCAGGAAATATCATCTATAGCGTTTGGGTTACATAAAATAACAATACATTTTTCCGATAAGAAGAGAAGGACCGCTTATGAGAGTCAAACATTTGAGAGTCTATGAATTAGACATTCCAACCAATACTGCCGACCGGATTCCCCGTATCATTTCAAGGAAGAGCGATATGACCAGGAAAATCAAGTATCTTATTGAAGAAACCGATTGGGACCAGGAAATCATGAAAGGGGGAAAATGGATTGATTTCTTCTGCTGGTCTGTACTTGGAATTGCGGCGCTGTATTTTGGTGTGGTCTGTTTGAGAATGTTAATCAGGTAGATTTTAAGGAAAAACAAGAAAGGAAAATGGCGGTTTTGGCAGAGTGTCCAATATGCCGCAAGAAGTAAAACGCAAGTCACCGCTTTTGTGCTTGTGGTGAGAATTTGGTTAAGGTGGAAAAGTCAAAGAGGGCTAACCCTTGACTGAGCTAACCACCCGATTTTATTAGTGGTGCCGAGGCCGGGACTTGAACCCGGACGGATTTTGTCCACTACCCCCTCAAGATAGCGTGTCTACCATATTCCACCACCTCGGCATTTGTTTTTGTTTCGCTAACAGTAGCGTTATAAAGAGCTGGATTCCCGATCGGGTCGGGAATGACTTTGAAAAAACTATTTCTGTTGTACTGGCGGCGCCTGCTGTTCAGCGGCAGCCGGAGCTTTTTCTGCCGGCGCCGGCACTGTTTGCTGCTGTGTCTGCGGTACCGCTTTTTCCGTCAATGACGACCCCCTGTGAAGTGCCGTGTATGACAGGGTAAGGGACGTCAACATAAAGACAGTGGCAATAATTGTTGTCATCTTTCCTAAAAAGGTTCCCGGACCACTGCTCCCGAAAACTGTCTGACTTGATCCGCCAAAGGCCGCCCCCATGCTTGCCCCCTTGCCTGCCTGCAAGAGAACAACGAGGATCAAGACGACACATGCCACAATATGCACGATCGTAAATACTATTTGCACGTTATTATATCCCTTTAAAAAAATCCATTTAAAATCGAATTATCCTGACAAACGAGTCAATATCCAAACTCGCTCCCCCCACCAAAGCACCATCGATGTCCGCTTGGACCATAAGACCGCCGATATTACCCGGATTAACGCTTCCCCCGTAGATCACGGCGATATCTTCTGAGACATCCCTTCCATATGCCTTGCCCATTACGTCACGAATGAATGCATGCACCTCCTGTGCCTGTTCAGGCGTCGCCGTCTTGCCGGTACCTATTGCCCAGACCGGTTCATAGGCAATGAAGAGGTGCCTTATATCATCAGTGGTCAAATTATTCAACCCCTCTTTTATCTGTTTTTCGACAACGGTAAAAGTCCTGCCTTCTTCCCGCTCTTCCAGAATTTCTCCGATACAGAATATCGGCCTCAAACCGAATGATAACGCGGTTTTGAGCTTCCTGTTGATGACATCATTTTTTTCACCAAAGAGCGTCCGGCGTTCCGAATGGCCTACGATGACATACTCACACCCTGCGTCTATCAGCATGCCGGCAGACACTTCTCCTGTATATGCACCTTCCGGCTTCTCATGGAGATTCTGGGCGGAAATACGAATCCCCGATTCCTTCAGCACCTCCGCAACAGCGTACAGTGCAGGAAAGGGGGGGGCAATAACTACCTCCCTGTCATCATACCCTCTTTGCGCATTCTTCAATTGATTTGCAAAATCAACGGCTTCCCGGATCGTTTTGTGCATCTTCCAGTTGCCGGCAATAAAGGGTCTTCTCATTTCATGCTCCAAACGATTTTTTTGCCATATAAAGGGCGAGATCCCTCATTCTGCATGCATACCCGCTTTCGTTATCATACCAGGAAAAAACCTTGACACGGTAACAGGCCGTGCCACTTCCACCACAAGATCAACCAGCGAAACGTTGGGGGTTGGAACTCTCAGCGCCACTCCGTCAAGCTTCCCTTTCAGTTCCGGAATTACCTGACCCACAGCAGTGGCTGCTCCCGTCGATGTCGGAACGATCGACATTGCAGCGGCCCGTCCCCTTCTCAAATCGCTGTGGGAGCCGTCCAGAAGCCTCTGATCCATTGTATAAGCGTGCGCGGTAGTCATAAAACCTCTGACAACCGTAAATTGATCGTGCAGGACCTTAACCACAGGCGCAAGACAGTTGGTGGTGCACGACGCATTGGATACGATATGATGTTTATCCGGATTGTAGGTCCCTTCATTAACACCCATAACGAATGTACCATCAACCCCCTTTCCGGGAACTGCCAGTATCACCTTCTTCGCCCCGGCGGACAAATGACCCGAAAGTTCATCTCTTTTTCTGAATTTACCCGTCGATTCAAAAATTATCTGGGCGCCCAGTTCCCCCCAGGGGAGGCCTGCCAAGCCTGAAGTAATATTTGTTATTCTTATTCTTTTGCCATCTACCAGAAGATTGTCTCCGTCTACCGCAACATCTGCTTTGATTTTACCATGAACAGAATCATATTTAAGAAGATGGGCAAGTGTCCCCGGCTTTGCTCTCGAATTAATAGCTACTATTTCGATTTCATCATGCCCCAGACACGCCCGGACGAGATATCTGCCGACCCTGCCAAAACCATTAATAGCAACTTTAACGCCCATGAAACACCTCCTCTTCAATTTTCAGATGATTCCACGTTTAAGAAAAACATATATATTCCGGCAACCATCCCAACCCTTTCCGCCTTACCTGCTTCTGGCAACACTGACCCTGTCACAGTATATTTTAACGGGGCACCTGCTGCACAACGGTGAGACGGGAAGGCAGATGTGCCGACCAAATGCAACCATCAGGGTATTATATCTCATCCAGTATTCTGACGGCAGCTTGTTTCTCAGCGCATATTCCGTTTTCTCAGGGGTTTTTGTTCTGACATAGCCCAAACGATTTGATATCCTGTGGACATGCGTATCGACACATAACCCCTCTTTATTATATCCAAGAGTTACAACAAGATTGGCTGATTTCCTGCCAACACCCTTCAGGGTGAGTAACTGCTCGATGGTATCGGGCACACGTGAATCAAAGCGGTCAATCAATTCTCTGCAGATATACAGAATCGTTTTCGCCTTGTTTCGGTAAAAGCCAACAGGATATATAGCTTTGATGATCTCCTCTTCGGAGAGCTTTACCATATCCTCCGGGGTCACCGCCAGGGCTAAGAGTCGCTCCGTCGCTTTTGCAGTCACTTCATCCTTTGTCCTCAGACTCAGGATTGTTGATACCAGGATCGTGAAGGGACCGCTATGCTTTTCGGCCAGCGAGGATACGATTGGCAGTTCCCATCTACTAAAATCTTTTTCAAGGTCGCGAATGACTTCCCTGATGTTTTTGTCATTCATATATGCTGCGCTTCAGCGTTGATGATCTCGAAATAGTGACTTTGTGCAAAGCAGTCGTTGTTAATCATACCCTTCTTCGTTGGCAAGCATATCAAGATGTAACGTAGCAATATCCTCGACATCGAGGTTGGCCTCTTCTTTTGATTCTCTGAAATCCACTATTTTTATATATCGCTTGCACTCATGACAAACATCAACCCGGTAT is drawn from Deltaproteobacteria bacterium and contains these coding sequences:
- a CDS encoding thiamine pyrophosphate-dependent enzyme; this translates as MSLKNETAWCPGCGNFGIRSAIEEVLRDIPVSPQDTVFTSGIGQAAKMPHYLDVNYFNGLHGRSIPVAVGIKLARPELTVIAYSGDGCIYGEGGNHFIHTIRKNIDITILISDNKVYGLTKGQSSPTTDTGSKNTLDPQGNANIPLNPLSLAITMGAPFVARGFAGEQEHLKAVIKEAILFRGTAIVDILQPCVTFNKINTYQFYRERVYKLDTPVTDKYEALKTAEIWGEKIPIGVIYKNESIRARETEKWLFRNPVSKEGIIGLLKTRHATAA
- a CDS encoding 2-oxoacid:acceptor oxidoreductase subunit alpha, whose amino-acid sequence is MEFNLLVGGEAGQGLASIENELIELLARLNYCYFATKNYMSRIRGGHNFHMFRVADEPVSALSGKDWDMIIALDEETEARHKPDLKKGGIFLSSKHVQEIEKAAVDTYKSAIAGNSIMVGIIFGVIGCTQESMAKAVNDPQLIDKLQTGFAFSERWNLTNTAPVIPKAGARLKFDGNQALALGALLGGCQFMAGYPMTPATSIMMYISRASLELPVHFEQAEDEISAINMALGASYAGLRSMVATSGGGFALMQEAVSLAGMTETPIVIIEAQRPGPSTGLPTRTEQGDLNFVLHSGHGEFPRVVFAPGSIGEAVALAKRSFELADRYQVPVFILTDQYFADSMHVIEEEIPTDVSQREYQTYDARYKRYQLVPDGISPLTYPGLSDALVKVDSDEHTEEGKITEDLDLRVRMVDKRLKKMELLKKEAVMPTLFGDGDADVFLLCWGSNKLIVKEAVERFRADGKKMGALHFSQVFPLTGEMVAAFDLSKKRLLNIENNATGQFAKLLKRELDLSISDCILKYNGACFTVEEIYQSIRKKIA
- a CDS encoding 2-dehydropantoate 2-reductase — protein: MKVAIMATGGVGGYYGGLLAQTGQDVTFIARGAHLQAIREKGLHIKSVHGDFQIVPAKATDNPSEVGPVDVILFATKTHQTDEAAKLIKPMVGRDTVIISLQNGIDAADRIGDVAGREHMLGGATWLSAAIEAPGVIGQYSQFRRIVLGEFNGRTTPRLDEVYSMLQAAGATVEVSDNILKVLWTKFVFIAPVMAMGSLTRVTFGEYRSVPEARAVLTEAIGEVAAVAQARGVTLDTDVVEKTLAFIDSSAPGIKPSMQRDVESGKPSELESMIGVVVRMGAQHNVSTPVMQFAYAMLKPGNLKAQQV
- a CDS encoding Crp/Fnr family transcriptional regulator, whose translation is MSNKKDNKPQKTQFDFLVQKIPFLACLSETELAVFKNHIIEKDFLKNQVILHEADTLNYLYFVYSGKVKAIQISADGQEMILAIRKRGDFFGEMAILDGMTAPATVVAIEDTRVGFISKQDFENHLLQNRKALMEIISMLCSRLREAWLMLKVLSFADADQRIRMVLINIGDQFGVNDPRGTIINLRLTHQDIANLATTARETVTRAISRFVQAGEIEILEKKYIILKPDFIKNTDLL
- the secG gene encoding preprotein translocase subunit SecG; protein product: MQIVFTIVHIVACVVLILVVLLQAGKGASMGAAFGGSSQTVFGSSGPGTFLGKMTTIIATVFMLTSLTLSYTALHRGSSLTEKAVPQTQQQTVPAPAEKAPAAAEQQAPPVQQK
- the tpiA gene encoding triose-phosphate isomerase, whose product is MRRPFIAGNWKMHKTIREAVDFANQLKNAQRGYDDREVVIAPPFPALYAVAEVLKESGIRISAQNLHEKPEGAYTGEVSAGMLIDAGCEYVIVGHSERRTLFGEKNDVINRKLKTALSFGLRPIFCIGEILEEREEGRTFTVVEKQIKEGLNNLTTDDIRHLFIAYEPVWAIGTGKTATPEQAQEVHAFIRDVMGKAYGRDVSEDIAVIYGGSVNPGNIGGLMVQADIDGALVGGASLDIDSFVRIIRF
- a CDS encoding endonuclease III; protein product: MNDKNIREVIRDLEKDFSRWELPIVSSLAEKHSGPFTILVSTILSLRTKDEVTAKATERLLALAVTPEDMVKLSEEEIIKAIYPVGFYRNKAKTILYICRELIDRFDSRVPDTIEQLLTLKGVGRKSANLVVTLGYNKEGLCVDTHVHRISNRLGYVRTKTPEKTEYALRNKLPSEYWMRYNTLMVAFGRHICLPVSPLCSRCPVKIYCDRVSVARSR